A region of the Polaribacter sp. L3A8 genome:
TAAGTATCACTACTACCTTGCATCAATGGGCTAGCTGCGTATAAAAGATTCTTTCCTTTCATTGCCATGGCTGCACCTTTGGTTATACGGAACATATTCTGTCCTCTAGTCTTCGCTCCAGGAGCCCAACTTGCATCATCCCAATCTGTAGGAAGCAATGCAATGGCTTTATCAAAATCTGCATCTATTTTTAATGCCGTTTCAGACCATTCTGCTGGTCTTGGCAACTGCCAATCGTCCTCTAAAACCCTGTCTATATATGGTATAGAACCCCAGAATTTCATAATCTCATGATGAAAAAACGCTCTAAAGAAATAGGACTGTCCCATAATTGCATCCCTTTCTTGTTGTGTAGCATCTACCATTAAGGTCTCTGCATTTTCAATAGCTATGTTTGCTTTTCGAATACCTTTCCAGCTACTTACCCAAACAGAACTTCTATCAAAAGGATAGTCTGAATTAGTATCCTTTGGATTACCGTTACCCGAACCCTGGTTAATCATAAAGATACCTCTTAGATTTGCCCATTGACCGTATTCCCCCTGATCTATACTAAAATCGAACATCCAAGTACGGTTATTCACAGATTCTTCACCATAATAGCCGTAATACTGCCAGAAAGCTCCGGCATAATCAACCATCATAGCATACATTTCTTCTACCCAACCTTGAGAATTGTCAAAATCTTGAAAAACTTCATCGATGCTTAGGTCGGTTTCAATTGTTTTATCTAAATATTCTTCACAGGAAACTGTAAGTGTTCCTATCAAAAATAAGCAGCATATTATTTTAAATATTTTTTTCATTGTTATCGCTCTTAAAAGTTAATATTTACCCCTAGGTTAATTCTCCTAAACGAAGGATAACTACCTCTAAAATTACCATCTTCATTGCTCAATCTATCATCCGGAAGCTTCGACCAGAAAGCCAAATTGTTTCCGTTTAAGTACACTCTGTAACTGCTACCTCCTTTAGAATCAAAAGTGTATGCAAATTCCATGTTTTGTAATTTTATAAAAGAGGCATCATACCATTGTCTATAAGAATCTGTACTGTGTTGTGTATTATTAAATCCACTAAGAACGTGTTCTCCATCAGGATTATCTTTGCTCCAATAGTCAGAAAGAAAGTCAAAGTACAAATGAGATTCTGCAACAAATGTTCTGTCTTGATATGATTTGGTTGCATTGTTAACCCCATAAAATTGAACACTAAAACTAAATTTCTTGTAGTTAGCCCCCAAGCTTAAGTTAAAAGTATTTAAAGGACGTTCTGTATAACCAAAAGGTACTTGATCATAATCTCCACTTACAAACCCATCCATGTTCCAATCCTGTTCATCATAGAAACCTGGTCTACGTGCACTTTGGTTACTCTCGCGAGGATAAGAACCATATACATCATCCCAATTCTCCAATAGATCTCCCCTTATTAATTCACGTGGTTGGCCAATAGAAAATCCTGCCTCTTTTTGATACCCAGGTCTAAGCTCTGGATCTTCCTTAAATATTATCTCATCCTTGGTATAAGTGTAAGCAAAATTCCCGTTAACACTCCAATTGTCCGTAAGTTGTTTATTATAATTAAGAACCATCTCCAAACCTTTTACAGATGTTTTTCCTAGGTTTACATCTGGCGGTTGAAAACCAAAAAAGCTAGGAACACTACGGTCATTAGCAGGGATCACAATATTATCACGATCCTCCTTAAAGAAATCCACGTCTAAGGTGAACATATTGTTTAGTGCAGCTAATTCAAAACCAATATTTGCTTTTGTTGAGGTTTCCCATTGCAAATTCGGATTTCCGATTATCGCTTCTTTATAAAACGTATAAGGAGATTTATCCCATTTATTACTGTTGTTTAAAAAAGCACTTCCTCCACTTTCCCATTGAGAAATATAACCCCATCTACCACCTGAAGAATCATCACCTACAACACCGTAAGAACCACGAATCTTAAGCTTGTTTAACCAACTTTTTGTTCCGCTCATAAAATCTTCATTAGTTACCATCCAACCTAATGCTACAGAAGGAAATAGATCGAACCTAAAACCTGGCCCGTATTTCTCCGATCCGTTGTAAGCTCCGTTTACATCAATAAAGTAACGGCTATCATAGTTATAGGTAGCTCGGGCAACCCAATCTTCTCTATATCTTGGAAACATATTTCCAATAGCATACTCCTCTCTGTTCATTAAAGCCAGAAGACCTACGGTGTGCTTATTTCCAAAAACACGATCATAATTCAAAGAAAGCTGATAGAACAAACGTCTACTAGAATTATTATCATTAATATTCAAACCGTCTCTAGACCATGGCTGAACCACATAATCAAATTGATTTTCACCTGGAGGCGTTACATAATAAAAGCTTCCATCATCATTATAAATCTTAAAAACCACATTATCATCTGCATCAACTTTAGGGTCATTAATTCCTTCATTACCTCTAAAATTATTATCAAAGGAGAACGAACCTCTAAAACTTAAACCTTCTGTAATGAAATCTAATTTTTGTTGTAGGACAAAATCGGTATTTACCTGTACCCTATGTTCATTGACATCACTTCTTGCTGTTAAAGAAACTGCTGGATTAAGGACATCGTATCTATTAGGGTCTGCACGCCCATAAGTACCATCAGGATACAAAGGATAAAACAAGTCTGGCGACAATTCGTAAATACTGTTATTAAGTAATGATCTATCAACACTTGTACCTCCTTGAACACCATAATACCCAGAAAGGTTTACAGAAAGACGCGTAGATTTGGTTATATCAAAGTCAATATTACTTCTAAAATTAAAACGATTGTAAGAAAACTCTGTAGTATAACCTCTTCCAGTATCAAAGGCATTTGCATCATAAATATCCCCTACATGGTTATAGTTAATAGCTCCGAAGTATTTTACAGTCTCGGTACCACCTCTAACAGAAAGATCTACCTTATAATCCATGGCAAAGTCCTTTTGAGTCGCGT
Encoded here:
- a CDS encoding SusC/RagA family TonB-linked outer membrane protein, with translation MKQKLKNEKPVSGFMLLLALVFCSFTAVNVQAQENITGVVTDVNGLTLPGVSVVQKGTTRGTTTDFDGNYSIELTLGTKTLVFSYLGFKTLEIPVTGSATISVELVEDVASLGEIVIVGYGKQKKESVVGSIVQVTGEKLMESGGVSTVGQALTGRLPGVTTVSSTGRPGEESPDIFIRGKSSWNGSGQPLILVDGIERSMNDVNANDVESISVLKDASATAVFGVKGANGVILITTKRGKIGKAQLSLTASSTLKKPSKLPGKYDSYNGIKVANESIERSVPANEGAWKFYVPESIADRYRNPINDTDKYVYPNVDWIDATQKDFAMDYKVDLSVRGGTETVKYFGAINYNHVGDIYDANAFDTGRGYTTEFSYNRFNFRSNIDFDITKSTRLSVNLSGYYGVQGGTSVDRSLLNNSIYELSPDLFYPLYPDGTYGRADPNRYDVLNPAVSLTARSDVNEHRVQVNTDFVLQQKLDFITEGLSFRGSFSFDNNFRGNEGINDPKVDADDNVVFKIYNDDGSFYYVTPPGENQFDYVVQPWSRDGLNINDNNSSRRLFYQLSLNYDRVFGNKHTVGLLALMNREEYAIGNMFPRYREDWVARATYNYDSRYFIDVNGAYNGSEKYGPGFRFDLFPSVALGWMVTNEDFMSGTKSWLNKLKIRGSYGVVGDDSSGGRWGYISQWESGGSAFLNNSNKWDKSPYTFYKEAIIGNPNLQWETSTKANIGFELAALNNMFTLDVDFFKEDRDNIVIPANDRSVPSFFGFQPPDVNLGKTSVKGLEMVLNYNKQLTDNWSVNGNFAYTYTKDEIIFKEDPELRPGYQKEAGFSIGQPRELIRGDLLENWDDVYGSYPRESNQSARRPGFYDEQDWNMDGFVSGDYDQVPFGYTERPLNTFNLSLGANYKKFSFSVQFYGVNNATKSYQDRTFVAESHLYFDFLSDYWSKDNPDGEHVLSGFNNTQHSTDSYRQWYDASFIKLQNMEFAYTFDSKGGSSYRVYLNGNNLAFWSKLPDDRLSNEDGNFRGSYPSFRRINLGVNINF